Proteins encoded together in one Polaribacter reichenbachii window:
- a CDS encoding FUSC family protein, with amino-acid sequence MIKAFIRHIKSIQFIKGVLVALAMAIPVFISIYFFNSMDIGFSIALGAILSAPADTSGSLKHKFYGILASIFLAFTITLLIGYFSDYLPIIIPLLIILVFSVSYISVFGFRASLISLAGLLALVLAFAYDSVEISVFQHSLFIVFGGLWYLFLTIATQLIFPQVQTDFLFVNLLEKTANFIKLRGELLVEKNDRALLLETSFKLQIEINELHETIREVILEKRSNAGFSNRIRRQQLIFSKIIEIYELAISNPINYDKFDELFNNHPEKIDEFKVLIFEISERLHHISKVILKEEKLSFNTNFDILLKKIENQIELFELQVGLPESREDVILLLNYKTYQEKQIQNLVDIVRILSNYSKNDKIRGIKNAEKFITPHDYDFKKLKGNFSIKSPIFRHSLRLTLTTLIGFIIGSFIELQQSYWILLTIIVIMRPSYSLTKERTKNRVIGTIIGAFVGVAIVLITQNTIIYALIALTSLIVGFSLVKQNYRNGAAFITLYVIFMYALIYPNILEVIQFRVYDTLIGASLAIAGNYLFWPAWEAKNIKDYLKDSTKSFSSFLKEINTYYHKKGETSVSYRLARKDAFLKVGNLNAAYQRLIQEPKSKQENSAIIYDLVSISNTFLSSLTSLGMYIRSNETGIAPEQFEIYVKHILTNLESVIDKTNNIETNNSLDAKGLKIAKKNYENHFKNLSSTRDQEIEKGIPISNEMKVALHETQLVFEQVRWLLNLSENLVKKINKI; translated from the coding sequence ATGATTAAAGCTTTTATAAGACATATTAAAAGTATCCAATTTATAAAAGGGGTTTTAGTTGCATTGGCAATGGCAATTCCTGTTTTTATATCTATCTATTTTTTTAATAGTATGGATATTGGTTTTAGTATTGCACTTGGTGCTATATTAAGTGCACCTGCAGATACAAGTGGTAGTTTAAAACATAAGTTTTACGGTATTTTAGCCTCTATTTTTTTAGCTTTTACAATTACATTACTTATCGGTTATTTTAGCGATTATTTGCCTATAATAATTCCATTATTAATAATTTTAGTTTTTTCTGTTTCCTATATTTCTGTTTTTGGTTTTAGAGCTTCATTAATTTCTTTAGCGGGTTTATTAGCCTTGGTTCTAGCCTTTGCTTACGATAGTGTAGAGATTTCTGTTTTTCAGCATTCTTTATTTATTGTATTTGGTGGTCTTTGGTATTTATTTTTAACCATAGCAACACAATTGATTTTTCCTCAAGTTCAAACCGATTTCTTATTTGTTAACTTATTAGAAAAAACTGCCAATTTTATAAAATTAAGAGGTGAATTATTAGTTGAAAAAAACGATAGAGCTTTACTCTTAGAAACCAGTTTTAAACTTCAAATAGAAATAAACGAATTACACGAAACAATAAGAGAAGTAATATTAGAAAAAAGATCTAATGCTGGTTTTAGCAATAGAATTAGACGTCAGCAATTAATATTTTCTAAAATTATAGAAATCTATGAGTTGGCAATTTCTAATCCTATTAATTATGATAAGTTCGATGAATTGTTTAACAATCATCCAGAGAAAATAGATGAATTTAAAGTTTTAATTTTCGAAATTTCTGAAAGATTACACCATATTTCTAAAGTTATTTTAAAGGAAGAAAAACTTTCTTTTAACACCAATTTTGATATCCTTCTTAAAAAAATAGAAAATCAGATTGAGTTATTTGAACTTCAGGTTGGTTTACCCGAATCTAGAGAAGATGTTATTCTGTTATTAAATTATAAAACTTACCAAGAAAAACAAATTCAGAATCTTGTAGATATTGTTAGAATATTAAGTAATTATTCTAAAAATGATAAAATTAGAGGCATAAAAAATGCCGAAAAATTTATAACTCCACATGATTATGATTTTAAAAAATTAAAAGGAAATTTTAGTATAAAATCGCCCATTTTTAGACATTCTTTACGATTAACACTTACCACATTAATCGGTTTTATAATTGGTAGTTTTATTGAATTACAACAATCTTATTGGATTTTACTGACCATCATCGTAATTATGAGACCTAGTTATAGTTTAACAAAAGAACGAACTAAAAACAGGGTTATAGGTACAATTATAGGTGCTTTTGTTGGTGTTGCCATTGTTTTAATTACACAAAACACAATTATTTATGCATTAATTGCTTTAACATCTTTAATAGTTGGTTTTTCTTTGGTAAAACAAAATTATAGAAATGGTGCTGCATTTATAACACTTTATGTTATTTTTATGTATGCTTTAATTTATCCTAATATTTTAGAAGTTATTCAGTTTAGAGTTTACGACACTTTAATTGGTGCTTCTTTAGCAATTGCAGGTAACTACTTATTTTGGCCAGCTTGGGAAGCCAAGAATATAAAAGATTACTTAAAAGATTCTACAAAAAGTTTTTCATCATTTTTAAAAGAAATTAATACATATTATCATAAAAAAGGAGAAACCTCAGTTAGTTATCGATTGGCTAGAAAAGATGCTTTTTTAAAAGTTGGTAATTTAAATGCTGCATATCAAAGGTTAATACAAGAACCAAAATCTAAACAAGAAAATAGCGCAATTATTTACGATTTGGTTTCTATAAGCAATACATTTTTATCTTCTCTTACTTCTTTAGGAATGTACATTAGAAGTAATGAAACTGGTATAGCACCAGAACAATTTGAAATTTATGTAAAACATATTTTAACCAATTTAGAAAGTGTTATTGATAAAACGAACAACATAGAAACCAACAATTCTCTAGATGCAAAAGGCTTAAAAATTGCCAAAAAAAACTACGAAAATCATTTTAAAAATTTATCATCTACCAGAGACCAAGAAATAGAAAAAGGGATACCTATTTCTAATGAAATGAAAGTTGCATTACATGAAACGCAGTTGGTTTTTGAGCAAGTGAGATGGCTACTTAATTTATCAGAAAATTTGGTAAAGAAAATAAATAAGATTTAA
- a CDS encoding BlaI/MecI/CopY family transcriptional regulator has protein sequence MQKQLTKAEEQIMQVLWNLEASSVKEIIEKLPEPKPAYNTVSTIIRILETKEFVGHKPEGRGYTYYPLIDKETYSNQSLHKLMNGYFNGSFKSLVSFFVKENNMDVTELESILKEINKK, from the coding sequence ATGCAAAAGCAATTAACAAAAGCAGAAGAACAGATTATGCAAGTTTTATGGAATTTAGAAGCATCTTCTGTAAAAGAAATCATAGAAAAATTACCAGAGCCCAAACCAGCTTACAATACAGTTTCTACCATTATTAGAATTTTAGAAACCAAAGAATTTGTTGGGCATAAACCAGAAGGAAGAGGCTATACTTATTACCCTTTAATTGATAAAGAAACGTATAGTAACCAAAGTTTACACAAATTAATGAATGGTTATTTTAATGGTTCTTTTAAAAGTTTGGTATCGTTTTTTGTAAAAGAAAACAATATGGATGTTACTGAGCTAGAATCTATTTTAAAAGAGATAAATAAGAAATAG
- a CDS encoding peptidoglycan DD-metalloendopeptidase family protein → MDEKQRYQNFINWAKNQQFSLKKLFPTIQKTALYSIDLSINNSTVKTEAEFNNPTYFEAQLLAIQNQNPKKIIAGGYLEKRALYTSDIYNAENSSEKRNIHLGVDFWLPEKTTVHAILDGKIVCAVHQKDVKGYGGFIILKHQFQEVEFYTLYGHLSEESILKLNLNDEIKTGEKIGDLGNYDENGEWVPHLHFQVILSLLNYKNDFPGVVLESELEYWKMICPNPNLLFMSTDLQ, encoded by the coding sequence ATGGATGAAAAACAACGCTATCAAAATTTTATCAATTGGGCTAAAAACCAACAATTTTCTTTAAAAAAATTATTCCCAACAATTCAAAAAACAGCACTTTACTCTATTGATTTAAGCATTAACAATTCCACAGTAAAAACGGAAGCCGAATTCAATAATCCTACTTATTTTGAAGCTCAATTATTGGCAATTCAAAATCAAAATCCGAAGAAAATAATTGCTGGTGGTTATTTAGAAAAACGTGCTTTATACACTTCTGATATTTACAATGCAGAAAATTCATCAGAAAAAAGAAACATTCATTTGGGTGTTGATTTTTGGTTACCAGAAAAAACTACTGTTCATGCCATTTTAGATGGCAAAATTGTATGTGCGGTTCATCAAAAAGATGTAAAAGGTTATGGCGGATTTATCATTCTAAAACATCAGTTTCAAGAAGTTGAATTTTATACTTTATATGGACATTTATCCGAAGAAAGTATTCTAAAACTTAATTTGAATGATGAAATAAAAACTGGAGAAAAAATTGGTGATTTAGGAAATTATGACGAAAATGGTGAGTGGGTTCCTCATTTACATTTTCAAGTAATTCTCTCATTATTAAACTATAAAAATGATTTTCCTGGTGTTGTTTTAGAAAGTGAACTAGAGTATTGGAAAATGATTTGTCCTAATCCTAATTTATTATTTATGAGTACTGATTTGCAATAA
- the ade gene encoding adenine deaminase: MIVQGNIVDIQNKTIFKGEVEVKNDKIIAIRESNHDIETYILPGFIDAHIHIESSMLVPSEFAKIAVVHGTVATVSDPHEIANVLGVKGVDFMIENGKKVPLKFNFGAPSCVPATSFESAGAIINADDIKKMMENSDIKYLAEMMNYPGVLFDDEEVLAKIQHAKNNNKPIDGHAPGLRGDDATKYIAAGISTDHECFSFDEAKEKLEKGMKVIIREGSAAKNFEALINLLPDNYEHMMFCSDDKHPDDLLLGHINQLCERAVAKGIDVFKVLQAACINPVKHYSLDVGLLQKDDFADFIVVDSLEKFNVLETYISGELVAKNGNSFVNDVDFEVLNNFNTDKKNVEDFKFESSSAKIKVIEALDGELVTNKIEVKSLIENGNLVSNTETDILKMMVVNRYKNAEPSIAFIKNFGLKEGAIASSVGHDSHNIIAIGVSDEMICKAVNLIIENRGGVCAVTSSKEKIVSLPVAGIMSDKPAKEIGEAYAELDKMAKEMGSQLRAPYMSLSFMALLVIPSLKLSDKGLFDGTSFQFTSLEID; encoded by the coding sequence ATGATAGTACAAGGAAACATTGTCGATATTCAGAATAAAACTATTTTTAAAGGAGAAGTTGAGGTTAAAAATGATAAAATTATTGCTATTCGTGAATCTAATCACGATATAGAAACCTACATTTTACCAGGTTTTATTGATGCTCATATTCACATAGAAAGCTCAATGTTAGTACCTTCTGAGTTTGCTAAAATTGCAGTTGTACATGGAACTGTAGCTACAGTTTCAGATCCGCATGAAATTGCCAATGTTTTAGGAGTAAAAGGTGTTGATTTTATGATTGAAAACGGAAAAAAAGTTCCGTTAAAATTCAATTTTGGAGCACCAAGTTGTGTGCCAGCTACTTCTTTTGAAAGTGCAGGAGCCATTATTAATGCTGATGACATCAAAAAAATGATGGAAAATTCAGACATTAAATATTTGGCAGAAATGATGAACTATCCAGGCGTTTTGTTTGACGATGAGGAAGTTTTAGCAAAGATTCAACATGCAAAAAATAACAACAAACCAATTGATGGTCATGCACCAGGTTTAAGAGGTGATGATGCTACAAAATATATTGCTGCAGGCATTTCTACAGATCACGAATGTTTTTCTTTTGATGAAGCCAAAGAGAAACTAGAAAAAGGAATGAAAGTAATTATTAGAGAAGGTTCTGCTGCTAAAAACTTTGAAGCTTTAATCAATCTTTTGCCAGATAATTATGAGCATATGATGTTTTGCTCAGATGATAAACATCCTGATGATTTGTTGTTAGGCCATATAAATCAACTGTGTGAAAGAGCTGTAGCTAAAGGAATTGACGTTTTTAAAGTGTTGCAAGCAGCTTGTATCAATCCTGTAAAACATTATAGTTTGGATGTTGGTTTATTACAAAAAGATGATTTTGCTGATTTTATTGTGGTTGATAGTCTAGAGAAATTCAACGTTTTAGAAACCTATATTAGTGGTGAATTAGTTGCCAAAAACGGAAACTCATTTGTAAATGATGTTGACTTTGAAGTTTTGAATAATTTTAATACAGACAAAAAGAACGTAGAAGATTTTAAATTTGAATCTTCATCAGCAAAAATTAAAGTAATTGAAGCTTTAGATGGTGAGTTAGTAACCAATAAAATAGAAGTAAAATCTTTAATAGAAAATGGTAATTTAGTTTCGAATACTGAGACTGATATTTTAAAAATGATGGTTGTAAATCGTTATAAAAATGCTGAACCATCAATAGCATTTATCAAAAATTTTGGATTAAAAGAAGGGGCAATTGCAAGTTCTGTTGGGCACGATTCTCATAATATAATTGCAATAGGAGTTTCTGATGAGATGATTTGCAAAGCAGTAAATTTAATTATCGAAAATAGAGGTGGAGTTTGTGCTGTAACATCATCCAAAGAAAAAATAGTTTCATTACCTGTTGCAGGAATTATGTCTGATAAACCAGCCAAAGAAATTGGTGAAGCCTATGCAGAATTAGATAAAATGGCTAAAGAAATGGGCAGCCAATTAAGGGCACCTTATATGAGTTTGTCTTTTATGGCGCTGTTGGTTATTCCGTCTTTAAAACTATCTGATAAAGGTTTGTTTGATGGAACAAGTTTTCAATTTACATCATTAGAAATTGACTAA
- a CDS encoding PhnA domain-containing protein: MSLQQDLEKRSGNQCELCSATNNLSIYEVKPVSTGGFDGSILACETCITQIENPEEVDVNHWRCLNDAMWSEFTPVKVTVWRMLHRLKNEGWPQDLLGMMYLEDDEIRFAKETGDHLSESEKIIHRDANGAILQSGDSVVLIKDLKVKGSSMVAKQGTAVRRISLDHENAKYIEGKVGATQIVIVTDYVKKMAEKE, from the coding sequence ATGAGCTTACAACAAGATTTAGAAAAGAGAAGTGGTAACCAATGCGAACTGTGTTCAGCAACAAATAATTTATCTATTTACGAAGTTAAACCAGTTTCTACTGGTGGTTTTGATGGTAGTATTTTGGCTTGTGAAACTTGTATAACTCAAATAGAAAATCCTGAGGAAGTAGATGTAAATCATTGGCGTTGTTTAAATGATGCTATGTGGAGTGAATTTACGCCTGTAAAAGTTACAGTTTGGCGAATGTTACATCGTTTAAAAAACGAAGGTTGGCCACAAGACTTATTAGGAATGATGTATTTAGAAGATGATGAAATTCGTTTTGCAAAAGAAACAGGAGATCATTTATCAGAAAGCGAAAAGATAATTCATAGAGATGCTAATGGTGCAATTTTACAATCAGGAGATTCTGTTGTATTGATAAAAGACTTAAAAGTAAAAGGTTCTAGTATGGTTGCAAAACAAGGTACAGCTGTTCGTAGAATTTCTTTAGACCACGAAAATGCAAAATATATTGAGGGTAAAGTAGGTGCTACACAAATAGTTATTGTAACTGACTATGTAAAAAAGATGGCAGAAAAGGAATAA